A window of the Cheilinus undulatus linkage group 21, ASM1832078v1, whole genome shotgun sequence genome harbors these coding sequences:
- the tefb gene encoding TEF transcription factor, PAR bZIP family member b isoform X1: protein MSTFNELYCGDRGDVPDLLRSLADYPFSFPSFDDTVKEAAVGISQGHRPGVLGGCRETMPGKAALNVAVQPGGTVTKAAPQKSFPFVLKKIMDIPPPNILEEGDDEIEKEKLCSSDDVEASGDGSSAGGGSRGGGGGGGGGGGVSASLTPAIWEKTIPYDGETFHLEYMDLDEFLLENGIPVSLEEEELQKTLSSTESKGKSILKVTTTTPPTAPPAPAEASASSPTSSTVTSETEEPLTVTTLQPAKLEEDDEEEEGGQEEEALCEEAMAEEEEEEEEEEEKEKEVKPKKTDRSPADRNTPSPIDPEAIEVDINFQPDPTDLVLSSVPGGELFNPRKHKFSDEELKPQPMIKKAKKVFVPDEQKDEKYWSRRKKNNMAAKRSRDARRLKENQITVRASFLERENAALRQQVAELRKDCGRCKNILARYEAKYGPL from the exons TAAAGGAGGCAGCTGTCGGTATCAGTCAGGGTCATCGTCCGGGTGTGCTCGGTGGTTGCAGGGAAACAATGCCTGGTAAAGCCGCGCTGAATGTGGCTGTTCAGCCCGGTGGGACCGTGACTAAAGCGGCTCCACAGAAATCTTTTCCGTTTGTTCTGAAGAAAATCATGGACATCCCGCCACCGAACATTCTGGAGGAGGGAGACGACG AGATCGAGAAGGAGAAGCTGTGCTCCTCTGACGATGTGGAGGCAAGCGGGGACGGCTCAAGTGCAGGTGGAGGATCcagaggaggtggtggaggaggcGGCGGCGGTGGAGGAGTATCAGCCTCCCTGACCCCTGCCATCTGGGAGAAAACCATCCCATACGATGGGGAGACGTTCCACCTGGAGTACATGGACCTGGACGAGTTCCTCCTGGAGAACGGGATCCCCGTGagcctggaggaggaggagctgcagaagacactgagctccacagaaAGTAAAGGCAAATCCATCCTCAAGGTTACTACAACGACTCCTCCtactgctcctcctgctcccgCCGAAGCCTCAGCATCCTCCCCCACCAGCTCCACGGTCACCTCTGAGACTGAGGAGCCGCTGACAGTCACCACCTTACAGCCTGCCAAACTagaggaggatgatgaagaggaggagggaggacaAGAAGAGGAGGCACTTTGTGAGGAGGCGAtggcagaagaagaagaagaagaagaggaggaggaggaaaaagaaaaagaagtgaaaCCGAAGAAAACAG ATCGTAGCCCTGCAGATCGTAACACGCCATCCCCCATCGATCCCGAAGCCATTGAGGTGGACATTAACTTCCAGCCTGACCCCACAGACCTGGTCCTGTCCAGCGTGCCGGGTGGTGAGCTCTTCAACccgagaaaacacaaattttctgaCGAGGAGTTGAAACCTCAGCCCATGATCAAGAAGGCAAAGAAGGTGTTTGTTCCTGACGAACAGAAG GATGAGAAGTACTGGTCAAGAAGGAAGAAGAACAACATGGCAGCAAAGCGTTCTCGTGATGCTCGCCGTCTGAAGGAGAACCAGATCACGGTGCGGGCGTCTTTCCTGGAGCGGGAAAACGCGGCACTGAGGCAGCAGGTGGCCGAGCTGAGGAAGGACTGTGGCCGCTGTAAGAACATCCTGGCCAGGTATGAGGCGAAATACGGCCCGCTGTAA
- the tefb gene encoding TEF transcription factor, PAR bZIP family member b isoform X2, whose product MSTFNELYCGDRGDVPDLLRSLADYPFSFPSFDDTEIEKEKLCSSDDVEASGDGSSAGGGSRGGGGGGGGGGGVSASLTPAIWEKTIPYDGETFHLEYMDLDEFLLENGIPVSLEEEELQKTLSSTESKGKSILKVTTTTPPTAPPAPAEASASSPTSSTVTSETEEPLTVTTLQPAKLEEDDEEEEGGQEEEALCEEAMAEEEEEEEEEEEKEKEVKPKKTDRSPADRNTPSPIDPEAIEVDINFQPDPTDLVLSSVPGGELFNPRKHKFSDEELKPQPMIKKAKKVFVPDEQKDEKYWSRRKKNNMAAKRSRDARRLKENQITVRASFLERENAALRQQVAELRKDCGRCKNILARYEAKYGPL is encoded by the exons AGATCGAGAAGGAGAAGCTGTGCTCCTCTGACGATGTGGAGGCAAGCGGGGACGGCTCAAGTGCAGGTGGAGGATCcagaggaggtggtggaggaggcGGCGGCGGTGGAGGAGTATCAGCCTCCCTGACCCCTGCCATCTGGGAGAAAACCATCCCATACGATGGGGAGACGTTCCACCTGGAGTACATGGACCTGGACGAGTTCCTCCTGGAGAACGGGATCCCCGTGagcctggaggaggaggagctgcagaagacactgagctccacagaaAGTAAAGGCAAATCCATCCTCAAGGTTACTACAACGACTCCTCCtactgctcctcctgctcccgCCGAAGCCTCAGCATCCTCCCCCACCAGCTCCACGGTCACCTCTGAGACTGAGGAGCCGCTGACAGTCACCACCTTACAGCCTGCCAAACTagaggaggatgatgaagaggaggagggaggacaAGAAGAGGAGGCACTTTGTGAGGAGGCGAtggcagaagaagaagaagaagaagaggaggaggaggaaaaagaaaaagaagtgaaaCCGAAGAAAACAG ATCGTAGCCCTGCAGATCGTAACACGCCATCCCCCATCGATCCCGAAGCCATTGAGGTGGACATTAACTTCCAGCCTGACCCCACAGACCTGGTCCTGTCCAGCGTGCCGGGTGGTGAGCTCTTCAACccgagaaaacacaaattttctgaCGAGGAGTTGAAACCTCAGCCCATGATCAAGAAGGCAAAGAAGGTGTTTGTTCCTGACGAACAGAAG GATGAGAAGTACTGGTCAAGAAGGAAGAAGAACAACATGGCAGCAAAGCGTTCTCGTGATGCTCGCCGTCTGAAGGAGAACCAGATCACGGTGCGGGCGTCTTTCCTGGAGCGGGAAAACGCGGCACTGAGGCAGCAGGTGGCCGAGCTGAGGAAGGACTGTGGCCGCTGTAAGAACATCCTGGCCAGGTATGAGGCGAAATACGGCCCGCTGTAA